A genomic stretch from Candidatus Cloacimonadota bacterium includes:
- a CDS encoding dihydroorotase has translation MTTLIINGTAYINGKFQTRDILIRNGRIARIAKSLPAKADKIVNASGKHIFPGFVDIHVHLRDPGQTYKEDIVSGTRAAARGGFTSLCAMPNTDPVVDNIATVDYIQRRAKDLGSARVHVIGAMTKKSEGKEISEMATMQSGGIVAVSDDGNCVQNAKLMLNCIRYATNFGLPLVIHAEDYNLAGKGQIHGGRVASRLGLAGLPGLAEEVIVSRDIMLAESTGARLHIAHISTARSIELVREAKERGGKVTCEVTPHHLILTEEACRGFNTNTKMKPPLRTEKDRQACLDALKDGTIDCIATDHAPHADFEKVREFDHAPFGIIGLETAFCALYHHLVKPGHLSLARLAEALTSAPAKILDLPPAELKTGHPADLNIIDLEASTTFTAESMLSKSKNTPWLDQTLSGRVVCTFLEGRVTWQE, from the coding sequence ATGACCACACTCATCATCAATGGCACCGCCTACATCAACGGAAAGTTTCAGACCCGTGACATCCTGATCCGCAACGGCAGGATCGCCAGAATCGCCAAAAGTCTGCCGGCCAAGGCGGACAAAATCGTCAACGCCTCCGGAAAACACATCTTTCCCGGTTTTGTGGACATCCACGTTCATCTGCGTGACCCCGGCCAAACCTATAAGGAAGACATAGTTTCCGGAACCCGCGCCGCGGCCCGGGGCGGATTCACCAGTCTCTGCGCCATGCCGAACACCGATCCCGTGGTGGACAACATCGCCACGGTTGACTACATCCAGCGTCGCGCCAAGGACCTGGGTTCGGCCAGGGTCCACGTGATCGGCGCCATGACCAAAAAGAGCGAGGGCAAGGAAATCAGCGAAATGGCCACCATGCAGTCCGGCGGGATTGTCGCGGTTTCGGATGATGGAAATTGCGTTCAGAACGCCAAGTTGATGCTCAACTGCATCCGCTACGCCACCAATTTCGGACTGCCACTGGTTATCCATGCCGAGGACTACAATCTGGCAGGTAAAGGCCAGATACATGGTGGACGTGTCGCCTCCAGGCTGGGGCTTGCCGGTCTTCCCGGTCTGGCCGAGGAGGTCATCGTCTCGCGCGACATCATGCTGGCGGAAAGCACCGGCGCCAGGCTGCACATCGCCCATATCAGCACCGCCCGTTCCATTGAACTGGTGCGCGAAGCCAAGGAACGCGGTGGAAAAGTCACCTGCGAGGTCACTCCCCACCATCTCATTCTTACCGAAGAAGCCTGCCGGGGCTTCAATACCAACACCAAGATGAAACCACCGCTGCGAACTGAAAAGGACCGACAAGCCTGTTTGGACGCGCTTAAGGACGGGACCATAGACTGCATCGCCACCGATCACGCTCCCCATGCCGATTTTGAGAAAGTGCGCGAGTTCGACCACGCCCCCTTTGGCATCATAGGCCTGGAAACAGCTTTTTGCGCGCTCTACCACCATCTGGTGAAGCCCGGCCATCTCTCCCTGGCCCGCTTGGCTGAAGCCTTGACCAGTGCTCCGGCCAAAATCCTGGACTTGCCGCCGGCTGAACTCAAAACCGGCCATCCCGCTGACCTCAACATCATCGATCTGGAAGCAAGCACCACTTTCACCGCGGAATCCATGCTCTCCAAGAGCAAAAACACCCCCTGGCTGGACCAAACGCTCTCTGGACGTGTAGTCTGCACCTTCCTGGAAGGCCGCGTAACCTGGCAGGAGTGA
- a CDS encoding aspartate carbamoyltransferase catalytic subunit: MESKPQFVGRSLFDLEDYSADEIMYILSAAQGMKEINLREYKKIPTLRGKTVCTLFVEDSTRTRMSFELAANRLSADVVSFQASVSSLQKGESLQDTIYTLDAMGIDLYCVRHSSPGSPQLVNKYSGKPVINGGDGRHAHPTQALLDIFSIWEHVGDLKGLKITIVGDILNTRVVRSNLIGMKKLGMEVTVCGPRTLMPGWLEDIFGCRVEYDLREALSDADVVMGLRMQLERMEEGLFPSLEEYSKHYVLSKDTIQYAKKDALIMHPGPMNRGVEILPEIADSSHSIIVEQVANGVAVRMALMFLILGGKL, encoded by the coding sequence ATGGAATCTAAGCCCCAATTCGTCGGCCGCAGCCTCTTCGACCTGGAAGACTATTCTGCCGATGAGATCATGTACATCCTCTCAGCCGCCCAAGGCATGAAAGAGATTAACCTTCGCGAGTATAAAAAAATTCCCACCCTGCGCGGCAAAACCGTCTGTACCCTTTTTGTGGAAGACAGCACCCGTACCAGAATGAGTTTCGAGCTCGCCGCCAACCGCCTCAGCGCAGACGTCGTGAGCTTTCAGGCCTCGGTTTCCTCACTCCAGAAAGGCGAAAGCCTGCAGGACACCATCTATACCCTCGACGCTATGGGTATCGACCTCTACTGCGTCCGCCACAGCAGTCCCGGCAGCCCCCAACTGGTGAACAAATACTCCGGAAAGCCCGTCATCAACGGCGGTGACGGACGCCATGCCCATCCCACCCAGGCCTTGCTAGACATCTTTTCCATCTGGGAACACGTGGGCGATCTCAAAGGTCTTAAGATCACCATCGTGGGCGACATCCTGAACACCAGGGTGGTGCGTTCCAACCTCATCGGCATGAAAAAACTGGGTATGGAGGTGACCGTCTGCGGTCCCCGGACCCTGATGCCTGGCTGGCTGGAGGACATTTTCGGATGCCGCGTGGAATATGACCTGCGCGAAGCTCTGAGCGACGCTGACGTCGTGATGGGCCTGCGCATGCAGCTTGAGCGGATGGAGGAGGGCTTGTTTCCAAGTTTGGAGGAATATAGCAAGCACTACGTGCTCTCCAAAGATACCATCCAGTATGCCAAAAAAGACGCTCTGATAATGCATCCGGGGCCGATGAACCGCGGGGTGGAAATCCTGCCTGAAATCGCGGACAGCAGCCATAGCATAATTGTGGAACAGGTAGCCAACGGCGTGGCTGTGCGCATGGCACTAATGTTCCTCATCCTCGGCGGAAAACTATAA
- a CDS encoding tetratricopeptide repeat protein — translation MKRLMILALAALLFLSACAANREKLSPRATVDLKSADVAYNQQNVEEALALYNKVLDEKEGNPNHAHALRRVADINLYYGETIAERAVEFNKKAFENYNKSISIMEKYEKPTEKELAAIRDMKKRRTSAWTRMFNAADTQLADGNTASAIEIFETVAAMDPSRTEPLYKLATIYQKDVKDEAKAEAILLKIYEVNPEDNTVQESMGIFYLNKKEYAAAIPFFEKVKQTEPLNVNNLMNLSYCQFELEQYEAAKLNNQMVLNIEPNNEDALADAKYIAFKLEDDAAAVGFLKRLLEIRDDDRDYQDISFLLNKMEDYQEMITYARKWHEYDGMNKDAVRLVILGAQKTSNKALETEFNNILKKMK, via the coding sequence ATGAAACGTCTCATGATCCTGGCTCTGGCTGCGTTGCTCTTTCTTTCAGCCTGCGCCGCGAACAGGGAGAAACTCAGCCCCCGCGCCACTGTTGACCTGAAATCCGCCGACGTGGCCTACAACCAACAGAATGTGGAAGAAGCCCTCGCCCTTTACAACAAAGTGCTGGATGAAAAAGAAGGCAATCCCAACCACGCCCACGCCCTGAGAAGGGTGGCGGACATCAACCTCTACTATGGCGAAACCATTGCCGAAAGGGCAGTGGAATTCAATAAAAAGGCGTTTGAGAACTACAACAAATCCATCTCCATCATGGAAAAGTATGAAAAGCCCACGGAGAAAGAACTGGCCGCCATCCGCGACATGAAAAAACGCCGCACCAGCGCCTGGACGAGAATGTTCAACGCCGCTGACACCCAACTGGCCGATGGAAACACCGCCAGCGCCATTGAAATCTTTGAGACAGTAGCCGCGATGGACCCATCCCGCACTGAGCCCCTCTACAAGCTGGCAACCATCTACCAGAAAGACGTTAAGGACGAAGCCAAAGCCGAGGCCATCCTGCTCAAAATCTATGAGGTGAATCCCGAAGACAACACAGTGCAGGAATCGATGGGAATCTTTTACCTGAACAAAAAAGAATACGCCGCTGCCATACCCTTCTTCGAGAAAGTGAAGCAGACCGAACCGTTGAACGTGAACAACCTGATGAACCTTTCCTACTGCCAATTCGAACTGGAACAATATGAGGCTGCCAAGCTTAACAACCAGATGGTGCTGAACATCGAGCCCAACAACGAAGACGCCCTCGCCGACGCCAAATACATCGCCTTCAAACTGGAAGACGACGCTGCCGCGGTGGGTTTTCTGAAAAGGCTATTGGAGATCCGTGACGACGATAGAGACTATCAGGATATCAGCTTTCTGCTCAACAAGATGGAAGATTATCAAGAAATGATCACCTATGCCCGCAAATGGCATGAATATGACGGCATGAACAAAGACGCCGTGCGTCTTGTGATCCTCGGCGCTCAAAAGACCAGTAACAAAGCCCTCGAGACTGAATTCAACAACATCCTTAAAAAGATGAAATAA
- a CDS encoding DMT family transporter — protein sequence MKVKTAYLYALGAVLAWSTVSTAFKLSLRHLTPLGLLLFSSVAATLFLAGTFFGSGRKPRELFNSWWRSLPAGLLNPFIYYLMLFVAYDRLRAQEAQVLNYTWAILLSLLSVWLLKERFRLNDLLALLLSFLGVVVISTRGRIFQLQFDDPLGSLLAVSTSLVWASYWILNLKDTRDAKGKLLFNFLVGTLATALYAQLRGKMNLPGLFTADGVMLWGLLGALYVGIFEMGFTFILWQKALETSENTASISNLIFLTPFLSLICIALILKESIHPATFIGLLVIIGSNFWQKGDSKRKSGLDKG from the coding sequence ATGAAAGTCAAAACCGCTTATCTTTACGCCCTGGGCGCCGTGCTGGCCTGGTCCACCGTGTCCACTGCCTTCAAACTCAGCCTTCGGCATCTTACTCCGCTGGGATTACTGCTTTTCTCTTCCGTCGCTGCCACTCTCTTTCTGGCGGGAACGTTTTTTGGCTCAGGCCGGAAGCCACGGGAGCTCTTCAATTCCTGGTGGCGTTCACTACCAGCGGGATTGCTGAATCCCTTCATCTATTATCTGATGCTGTTCGTGGCTTATGACCGCCTCCGTGCCCAGGAAGCGCAGGTGCTCAATTACACTTGGGCGATATTGCTTTCCCTGCTTTCGGTTTGGCTGCTCAAAGAGCGGTTCCGCCTCAACGACCTGCTGGCACTGCTGTTAAGTTTTCTGGGAGTGGTGGTCATTTCCACCCGGGGACGGATTTTCCAGCTTCAGTTCGATGATCCCCTGGGATCTTTACTGGCGGTTTCCACTTCGCTGGTCTGGGCCTCTTACTGGATTCTGAACCTAAAGGACACCCGCGACGCCAAAGGCAAGCTGCTATTCAATTTCCTGGTGGGCACCCTGGCCACAGCGCTCTACGCCCAGCTCCGCGGAAAAATGAACCTGCCCGGGCTCTTCACTGCGGACGGCGTAATGCTTTGGGGTTTGCTGGGCGCGCTGTATGTGGGCATTTTTGAGATGGGGTTCACCTTCATCCTCTGGCAGAAAGCGCTTGAAACCAGCGAAAACACGGCCTCAATCTCCAACCTTATCTTCCTGACCCCCTTCCTGTCGCTGATCTGCATCGCCCTTATCCTGAAAGAAAGCATCCATCCCGCCACCTTCATCGGCTTGTTGGTGATAATCGGCAGCAATTTCTGGCAGAAAGGCGATTCCAAGCGAAAATCCGGACTGGATAAAGGCTGA